ATCGACCACGGTCATCCAAGGTTCGACGGTGAGGATCTCCGCTTCAGGGATGATCATGATGTCAGCGGAGAAGACCGTGAAGTCGGCGCGCATGCCGACGGCAATCGTGCCGAGATCGTCCTCGCGGAAGGAGGCATAGGCCGGCCAGGCGGTAAAGAGTTTGAGCGCGTCCTCACGTGAGAGCGCCTCTTCCGCGTGCCAGTTTTCGCCCTGGAAACCGGACAGGTCTGCGCGGGCCACGGCGGCGTAGAATTCGATCCGCGGATCACCCTGTTCGACCGGCGCGTCCGAACCGCCGGTGAGATGGGCACCGGCATCGAGCAGGCTCTGCCAGGCATAGGCGCCGACCAGACGGTCATCACCCAGCCGGTCCGGTGCGAAATGCAAGTCGCCGATGGCGTGGCTGGGCTGGAAGGAGGCGATCACGCCCAGTTCGGCAAAGCGGGGAATATCGGCCGGATCGACGATCTGGCTGTGCTCGTCACGCCAGCGCGGATCAGCCAGCGCCCATTCTTCCTCCGGCACCTGGGCGCGCGCTTCCTCGACCCAGTCCAGGAGGTAGCGATTCCCCCGATCACCGATTGCGTGGACATTCATCTGGATGCCCTGACGCAGCGCGTCGGTGAAGAGGCCGATCGTCTCGTCGGCTTCCGCGATGGCGAGGCCGGAGGTTTCCGGACGGTCGGCATAGGGCTCCAGAAGGGCCGCCCCGCGCGAACCGAGCGCCCCGTCCATATAGAGCTTGACCGCGCGCGTGATGACACGCCCGCTGGCGACATCACGGTGCCCACCGGCCGCCAGCGGCGCATACCCTTCCGGCCCCACCGAAAGATAGCTGCGCAGGGGCAGCTCGCCACTGATCGCAAGGTCTTCAATGATCGGCACGATGGACCACGGCACCGACATGTCATGGGCCCCGGTCCAGCCCAGGCTGACCAGACGCTCCGCGCCCTCGGCATAGGTCTCGCGGACGACTTCCGGAGACGGCGCCTCGACCAGTGAGGACATCGCGCCCATGGCGGTGTCGACCAGGAGGCCGGTCGGCTCACCGGCCTCGTCAAACAGGATTTCCCCGCCCGATGGAGCGACGCTGTCGCGGGTTATGCCCACGGCGTCCAGAGCCGCACTGTTGGCGATCAGGGCATGCCCGTCGGCGCGGCGCAGGATGACAGGATTGTCCGGCGAGACCGGGTCCAGATCCTGACGGGTCGGGAAACGGCCTTCCGGCCAGTGCGTCTCGATCCAGCCACGACCGGCCAGTGTTTCGCCTGCGGGCGTTTCGGCAATCGCGGCTTCAACACGCGAGACCAGCTGCGCCACCGAGGTCACATCGTCCAGATTGAGCGTGCGCTCGCGCTGACCGACATTATAGACGTGGATATGGCTGTCGGTGAAACCCGGATACATCGCGCCGCCATTGAGATCGACAAGGCGGGTCTCCTCGCCAATCCAGGCCTGGGCGGCAGCGTCGTCACCGACGAAGGCAATCCGGTTGCCGCGCACGGCGACGGCCTGAACCATGGGCTGATCATCCACGGCGGTGTAGATCGGGCCGCCCCAGATCACGAGGTCCGCAATATTGCTGGCTGGCGCTTCGTCGCCGCCTTCATCGACCGCTTCAACCGGTTCGGTCTGGCCACACCCGGCCACGGCCAGAACGGCCAGCGAAATCATCCATGTCTTGGCACTCATGAGAAAGCCTCCCCGCTTGTCGCCGGGAGGCTATATCGCGTCGCCAGACACGACAACGCCCGCAGCAAGCCGCGGGCGTTGTAAATCCGTCAGACCGTCCGGTGCCTAGGCAGCCATGGCCTTCTTCAGGTCGCGCTTGATCTTCAGGGCCTTGTCCGAGAGCTTCTCGTCACGGGCCTTGAGGAGATAGACGTCCAGACCACCGACATGGTCAACCGAGCGCAGGGCCTTGGCCGCAACGCGCAGTTTGAAGCCACGACCGAGCTTTTCAGAAGCCAGGGTCACATCGCACAGGTTCGGCAGAAAACGGCGGCGGGACTTGTTCTGAGCGTGAGAAACATTGTTTCCCGTCAAAACGCCAGTTCCCGTCAGTTCGCAACGACGCGCCATAATCGCACCTTTCAAATATAAAAATCCGTGCGCACCGGTATTGCGACCAGTGCGAGAGCGGGCGAAATAAAGGAGGTATTGCGGGCCGTCAAGCTTGCCGCGTTCATCTTGCAGCCGGTTTGGATCAGTTATTGCAGTTGAACCACCATATGGGTTAGGGCCTTGGGGGCTCAGATCGGGAGAGTACCGCGTGAAAAAGACTTGGATTTACGGGGCGATGGCCATGGCAGCCCTGGCTGTCCCCGCGACCGCAGCGGCGGATGACGCCGCCGTCACAGATTCCGCAGCCACCATGCAGGGTGTCACAGTCCAGTATGCCGGCTCGGTCATGGTGTTCCAGGTCGCCAATATCGTCGTGTCCAGCCAGTTTGCCGACGAGACCTACCAGGCCTCGGCCCGTTTCACTGCCGCCGGACTGGCCGCCCTTTTCACCGATGCCGACATCGAGGCCGGTGTGAGCGGCTATCGCGAAGGCGAACAATTGCAGCCCTGGCGTTACAGCCATCTCAACCACGCCAGCTCGAAAAACCGGGTCGTCGCGATCGATTTCCCTGAAGGCGTCGCCACGCCTGACATCGAACCGCCCTTTGGCTCGATGGGCGAGCCACCGGCGACCGACGAGGAGCGTGCCGGCGCCGCTGATCCGCTGTCGACCCTTCTGGCAATGGGATTGGGCGCGGTTGAGCGCGGAACCTCCCATTGCGATGGCACCCTTCCGGTTTTTGATGGCCGCGCACGCTATAATCTGCGCTTCGAGGATGGCGGCACGGACCGTGTCCGCACCCGTGCCTGGACAGGCGATGCCGTGGTCTGTCACGCCTATTACGAGCCGGTATCTGGCTATGAGGCCGATGAATTCCCGACCGAGGACGACATCTCCCGTCCGATCACCTTCTGGATGGCCCCCGTGCATGGCGGCGACATCCATGTCCCTGTCCGGATTCGCACCAATGCCGGCTTTGGCGGTGTGACCATCGTCGCCCGCTCGATCGCCGAACACTGATCCCGGCGCGGCCCGCAAGGTCGCGCAGGATTGCCCGGACCGGGTCTTGTGTGTGAGGAGTAGCCACATGGCGCTTCACCGCAATGAGCCCGGCCAGGTCACGGCTGCCCTGGGCCCCACCAATACCGGCAAGACCCATCTCGCTGTCGAGCGCATGCTGGGTCGCGCCTCCGGCATGATCGGCCTGCCGCTGCGGCTGCTGGCCCGGGAGATCTATGACCGGGTAGTCAAGGCCAAGGGCGAAGCGGCGGTCGCCCTGATCACGGGCGAGGAGAAGATCGTCCCGCCCAATGCCCGCTATTTCATCTGCACGGTCGAATCCATGCCGGTGGAGAAACGGGTCGCCTTTGTCGCCGTCGACGAGATCCAGCTGGGGGCCGACACCGAGCGCGGCCATGTCTTCACCGACCGGCTGTTGCGGGCCCGCGGCACCGAGGAGACCATGCTGCTGGGTGCAGGCACCATGTATCGCATGGTACGCGAGCTCGTGCCCGAGGCCGAGATCACCTATCGCGAGCGCTTCTCGCAACTGACCTATGCCGGCCCCGCCAACCTCACCCGTCTGCCGCGCCGCTCGGCCGTCGTCGCCTTCTCGGCCGAGGCGGTCTATGCGATCGCGGAATTGCTGCGGCGTCGCCGCGGCGGGGCAGCGGTGGTGATGGGCGGCCTGTCACCGCGCACCCGCAATGCCCAGGTCGAGCTCTACCAGTCCGGCGAGGTCGATTTCCTGGTCGCCACCGACGCCATCGGCATGGGGCTGAACATGGATATTGACCATGTCGCCTTCGCCGAGAGCCGCAAGTTTGATGGCCGCCGACGTCGCCGCCTGACCGCCGCCGAGATGGCCCAGATCGCCGGCCGCGCCGGTCGCTTCCGCAATGACGGGACGTTCGGCGAGACCGCCGACTGCCGCCCTTTCGATCCCGATCTGGTCGAAGCCATTGAAAGCCACCGCTTCGCGCCGGTTGAAAAGCTGCAATGGCGCAATCCCGACCTCGACGAACGATCACTGGAAGCGCTCCAGTTCACCCTCGGAAAACCGTCGCGCGACCGCCTGCTGGAACGGGTCGCAGAGGCGTCTGACGAAAAGGCGCTGGGCGTGCTGGCGTCCGATCGCGAGATCCGCGACCGCGTCACCTCCCCCGCCGCCGTGCGCCGGCTGTGGGATGCCTGCCGCCTGCCCGACTTCCGCAAGGCGACGCTCGACGCCCATGCCCGGCTCATCAAGTCGATCTATCTGCACCTGACCGGGCCCGGCGGGCGCCTGCCTGATGACTGGATGGCCGGTCAGCTGGAACGCTTCAAGAAGACCTCCGGCGATGTCGACGCCCTGGCCGCACGGCTCGCCCATGTGCGCACCTGGGCCTATGCCGCCCACCGCGCCGACTGGACCCGCGACCCGGCCCATTGGCGCGGCGTCACCCGCGAAATCGAGGACCGCCTGTCCGACGCCCTGCACGAACGCCTGATGCAGCGCTTCGTTGACCGTCGCACCAGCGCCCTTGTGAAAGGGCTGCGCGATGAGAGAGATTTGCTGGCAGGGGTCGCCAGCAATGGCGAGGTTACGGTAGAAGGCCATTTCGTCGGCCGTCTGGTCGGCCTTACATTCAAACCGGATGCCCAGGGTCGCGAGCTCGCGGCCCGGACCCTGAAATCGGCAGCGCTCCGCGCGTTGCGCCCTGAAATAAACCGACGGCTGGGAGCGCTGGCGACAATCACCATGGACGATCTTACTTTCTCCGATGACGGCCAGATCAGCGTGGGCGGCGAAGCCGTCGCCCAGCTCATTGCCGGCCCGACGCCCCTCAAGCCCGCCATCAAGCTGATCGGCGGCGACCTTGGCGCCCCGGAAGCCCAGTCACGCGCCCGGGCCGGCCTGGAAGCCAGTCTGACAACCCATATCGAAACCCGGCTGGCACCGCTGTTCCGGCTGCGTGATGCCGGCCAGGCCGACGACATGCCCGGTCTCGCCCGCGGTCTCGCCTGGCGTCTGTACGAGGCAGGCGGCGCCCTGGCCCGCCTGACGGTCAGCGATGATGTCCGCAACCTGTCCCAGGTCGAACGACGCGCCCTGCGCGCCGCCGGCGTGCGCATCGGTGAGCACATGATCTATGTCCCCGAACTGGTCAAACCGGCACCGGCGCGCCTCAACGCATTGCTGCACGCGGTCGCGGCCGGTCGGACGGACCTGGCCTGGATGCCGGCCCCGGGTCTGACCTCGATCGCCAATGACCGCTCGCGCACCCGGGCCGACTATGCCGCCGTCGGCTTCCATCCCTGCGGTCCGCGCGCCGTCCGCTTCGACATGCTGGAACGCCTGGCCGACACGCTGCGCGAAGCCGGCAAGGACGAGGACAAGGGCTTTCCGCTGACCGCCGACATGACGGCGGTTCTTGGCTGCTCGGTGGAGGATTTGCGCGGCACATTGTCAGCGCTTGGCTATCGCCGCATCCAGCAGGGCCCGGACCCGGAAAAGGCTGAAGGCGAACGCTGGGACCGGCGTCGCAACAAACATCCCGGCGCGGGCCGTCAGGGCGGGTCGCAAAAAGATGGGCAGCACCAGGGCGGCCGAAAGCCGGTCGCCGCCGCGCCGGCTGCGGTTGACCTGTCCGACAGCCCGTTCGCGGCGCTGGCGGCACTGGCCCTGCCCGAAGCCCCCAAACGCAAGCCCCGCCCGCCCCGCAAACGTCGCAAGGCGGGCGCCAAGGCCGACGCCAAGCCGGAACAGGCCGCCGAAGCGACATCCCAGATGAAGGCCGATGCCCGGGCCGAGGCCGGCTCCACAGCCGCCCCGGAGGCCCCGGAGGCGCCGGCTGTCGAACCAGCAACGGACAAAGAAGCATGAAGGCTGGGCAGTGAGCGAAGCGGGAACCGGAATCCGGATAGATGTCTGGCTGTGGCAGGCGCGGCAGTTCAAGACCCGCAGCCTCGCGACCGCGATCGTCCAGAAAGGACGCCTGCGGATAACCAGCGGCGGTCTGACCCGCAAGATCAGCAAGCCGTCCACACTGGTGCGCGCAGGCGACACATTGACCCTGCCGCGCAATGGCGGGATCGTGCGGCTGGAGATCCTGGCGCTGGGCACGCGGCGCGGCCCGGCGAGTGAAGCGCAGGCGCTCTATCGCCTGATCGATGACGCCCAGGCCGCCACAAGACCGACTGCACAGACACGCACACCCGCCTGACCAATGGACGCGAGCCATGTTTGAAGCCATCCGCAATTTCTTCGCCTCGGCCGAAGCCGATCTGCGGCCCGAAACCGATCCGCATGTCGCCGCCTGCACATTGCTGGTGGAAGCCGCCCTGGCCGACGGCATCTATGCCGATTGCGAGCAGGACCAGATTCGCGACATCCTGACCGGCGCCTTCGGCCTGTCTGATGCGCGCGTTGCGCATGTCCTGGAGCAGGGCGAGGAGCTGGCCGAAAGCGCCGTCGACCACCACCGCTTCACCAAGGTTGTCAAAGCCTGCCTGTCCCGCCAGGAACGGATCGCCCTGGTCGAGCAATTATGGCTGGTGGCCCTGGCCGATGGCGAGAAGTCGCCCTTCGAGGACGCCTTCATCCGGCGTATCGGACCCTTGCTGGCGGTCGATGATCGGGACCGTATCTTTGCCCGCACACGTGCAGAAGCGCGACTGCGTACCCGTTGACAAAAACGCCCTCGCGGCCCATGTCCCGCCAGCAACCCTGCCTCTGCCCTTGTCCCAAACGAAGTCCCGGCCAACATGACCTATATTGTCACCGACGCATGCGTGCGCTGTAAGTATACGGACTGTGTGGAAGTCTGCCCCGTTGACTGTTTTTACGAGGGTGAGAACTTTCTCGTGATCCATCCGGACGAGTGCATTGATTGCGGCGTCTGCGAGCCGGAATGCCCGGTCGAGGCGATCAAGCCCGACACCGAGGACGACAAGGACGGCAAGTGGTTGGCGATCAACTCGAAATTCGCCGAGACCTGGCCCAATATCACGCTCCGCAAGGACGCCCCGGCCGACGCTGATGCGATGGCGGATGAAACCGGCAAATACGAGAAATATTTCTCCGAGAAACCGGGAAGCGGCGACTAGCCGTTTCGGGTTAACCAAGCGCTACCGTTTGGAAATAGCCGAATTTTATGCTATGTTGGACACATTGATGGGAGGCGCCTGTCGCGCCGCCCGCCTTTCTACACGGTGATTTGCGCGCAGAAAATTCGATCTCAGAGCCGGGTGGGTGCCGGAATTCCTTTGAGAGCGATCTGCGACTTTTTGTGTTTCCGTGGCAGCAAGGCCCAACGAGAGAGCATCCATGACGAAAAACGACAAGTCTTTCAAAAAGGGCGACTTTATTGTGTATCCCGCGCATGGCGTAGGCCGGGTGACGGGTGTTGAAAAAGACAGCGTTGCAGGCTTCGACATTGAAGTTTATGTCGTCACCTTCGAGCAGGACAAGATGACGCTGCGCGTACCGACAGCCAAGACCGAAGCATCCGGCATGCGGCCCCTCTCCAGCGACAAGATCGTCAAGGACGCGCTGAAGACCCTGAAGGGCAAGGCCAAGGTCAAGCGGACCATGTGGAGCCGCCGGGCCCAGGAATACGAAGCCAAGATCAATTCCGGTGACCTGATCCAGATCGCCGAAGTCGTTCGCGACCTGCACCGGGCCGAAGACCAGCCGGAACAGTCCTATTCCGAACGCCAGCTCTATGAGTCGGCACTGGACCGCATGGTCCGCGAACTGGCTGCCGTCGAGGAAATCGAGCACGAGGCTGCCCGCGAAATGCTGTCGACCTCCCTCGCCAAGAAAGTCGCCGCCTGATCCAGGTGACCAAATCGCGAGACTGACACGAAACGCCCGGCCGATTGGCCGGGCGTTTTCGTTTTGAGCGTGGCTTTCAACGCGTTCCGCACAATCTGGCCGTCATCCCCCGGTGGCCGCAAAGCGGACATCCGGGGGACCTCGACCACCCGGGAAGCCGCCCTCGCCTCACCATCCCCGCTTCTCGAATAAATGGGGACACGCACCATTTTTCGCGCACGGTGCGCGGGAGCCGTCCATAAATTCCTTGTCAGCCAGCGGGCCGTATCCGGTTTTCCAGCTCAAGGGTGAAACCGCGAAGCGGCCGCTGCGCGGCCCTTGACCTGGAAAACCGGATACGGCGACATCCCGGCAAGGGATGTATGGTTTAGTGGGCGCCGCGGCGCCAATCCTTCTTAGCGCCTCCGTCCACTTTTCCCGGACGCGCGTCAGCGCGATCCGGGACCGACGCGAGGCTCATCGCGGGCTGGACGGTTTCGTCGGCCCCGGGTCTGCGCCCGGGGAAAATGATGCGCCCGTGATCTGCCCGGCTTTCCCGCCATGTGATCCGAACATCCGGTACGGGCGTATTCCTCCTGAAACCAAGGAGGACCACCATGACGACCGCCAAGGCCGCCACTGCACGTTCTGCCCACCCGACTGCCGCCCGCGATGCCGGCGAACAGCGTTTTGTGAAATCGGCCATGGCCCGGGATCTGCTGTCCCGCGAGGACGAGGCCGATCTCGCCCGCCGCTGGAAAGATGATCGCGACGAAAAGGCACTCCACGAACTGACCGAAGCCCATATGCGTCTGGTCATCGCCGTGGCCGCCAAATTCAAGCGTTACGGCCTGCCGTTTTCCGATCTGATCCAGGAAGGCAATATCGGCCTGATGAAAGCGGCCGACCGTTTCGACCCCGAGCGCGATGTACGCTTCTCGACCTATGTGACCTGGTGGATCCGCTCCTGCATCCAGGACTATGTGCTGCGAAACTGGTCGATCGTGCGAACCGGAACAACATCCGCCCAGAAATCGCTCTTTTTCAACCTGCGCCGGATACGCGCGAATATCGGTGATCTCGACGGCAGCTCTATCACGCCCGACAATCGTCAGAAGATTGCCAAGGATTTGCGGGTACGCGAACGGGATGTCGAGAACATGGCACTTCGGTTGAGTGCGTCAGACCGCTCTCTCAATGCCCCGGTCGGCGACGCCGAGGATTCCCAGTGGCAGGACTTCCTGGTCGACGACACCGCGGCTCCGGAGACCGAAGTCATGAACCGGACCGATAGCGAACGCCGCAGTGCCTGGCTCGGACTGGCCCTTGATGGTCTCAACTCGCGGGAACAATTCATCATCCGGGAACGGCGATTGCGTGAAGACGGGTCTACCCTGGCAAGCCTCGGCGACAGCCTGGGCATTTCGAAGGAACGGGTCCGTCAAATTGAAAATGCCGCACTCGCCAAGTTGCGCGACCATCTGACCGCAAACGTCGGCGACCCTCATGAAGCCGGCTTGCTTCCCGATGCCTGATCCGGCGACCCATCCGGCCCGACTGGCCAAGTGACCACGACGCCTGCAGGCGGACAGGAATAACTCGCTGGTACTGGAAGAGGCGGCAATCCTGCCGCCTCTTCGCCAATCATTCGGTGCAGGCTCATCGCGCTCGCGCGGCACTGGCGTCTTCTCCCAGCAATTCCAGACGGGCCGGATGATCCAGGGCGATCATCGGGCCGTTTTCATCGGTCACCCATCCACGGACCCGGATGCGCTGGCCGGACAGCGCCGCTGGCGTCAGCCCCGCAT
The window above is part of the Maricaulis maris MCS10 genome. Proteins encoded here:
- a CDS encoding amidohydrolase yields the protein MSAKTWMISLAVLAVAGCGQTEPVEAVDEGGDEAPASNIADLVIWGGPIYTAVDDQPMVQAVAVRGNRIAFVGDDAAAQAWIGEETRLVDLNGGAMYPGFTDSHIHVYNVGQRERTLNLDDVTSVAQLVSRVEAAIAETPAGETLAGRGWIETHWPEGRFPTRQDLDPVSPDNPVILRRADGHALIANSAALDAVGITRDSVAPSGGEILFDEAGEPTGLLVDTAMGAMSSLVEAPSPEVVRETYAEGAERLVSLGWTGAHDMSVPWSIVPIIEDLAISGELPLRSYLSVGPEGYAPLAAGGHRDVASGRVITRAVKLYMDGALGSRGAALLEPYADRPETSGLAIAEADETIGLFTDALRQGIQMNVHAIGDRGNRYLLDWVEEARAQVPEEEWALADPRWRDEHSQIVDPADIPRFAELGVIASFQPSHAIGDLHFAPDRLGDDRLVGAYAWQSLLDAGAHLTGGSDAPVEQGDPRIEFYAAVARADLSGFQGENWHAEEALSREDALKLFTAWPAYASFREDDLGTIAVGMRADFTVFSADIMIIPEAEILTVEPWMTVVDGEVVYESPNSFHHGE
- the rpmB gene encoding 50S ribosomal protein L28; its protein translation is MARRCELTGTGVLTGNNVSHAQNKSRRRFLPNLCDVTLASEKLGRGFKLRVAAKALRSVDHVGGLDVYLLKARDEKLSDKALKIKRDLKKAMAA
- a CDS encoding DUF3108 domain-containing protein, coding for MKKTWIYGAMAMAALAVPATAAADDAAVTDSAATMQGVTVQYAGSVMVFQVANIVVSSQFADETYQASARFTAAGLAALFTDADIEAGVSGYREGEQLQPWRYSHLNHASSKNRVVAIDFPEGVATPDIEPPFGSMGEPPATDEERAGAADPLSTLLAMGLGAVERGTSHCDGTLPVFDGRARYNLRFEDGGTDRVRTRAWTGDAVVCHAYYEPVSGYEADEFPTEDDISRPITFWMAPVHGGDIHVPVRIRTNAGFGGVTIVARSIAEH
- a CDS encoding helicase-related protein, whose protein sequence is MALHRNEPGQVTAALGPTNTGKTHLAVERMLGRASGMIGLPLRLLAREIYDRVVKAKGEAAVALITGEEKIVPPNARYFICTVESMPVEKRVAFVAVDEIQLGADTERGHVFTDRLLRARGTEETMLLGAGTMYRMVRELVPEAEITYRERFSQLTYAGPANLTRLPRRSAVVAFSAEAVYAIAELLRRRRGGAAVVMGGLSPRTRNAQVELYQSGEVDFLVATDAIGMGLNMDIDHVAFAESRKFDGRRRRRLTAAEMAQIAGRAGRFRNDGTFGETADCRPFDPDLVEAIESHRFAPVEKLQWRNPDLDERSLEALQFTLGKPSRDRLLERVAEASDEKALGVLASDREIRDRVTSPAAVRRLWDACRLPDFRKATLDAHARLIKSIYLHLTGPGGRLPDDWMAGQLERFKKTSGDVDALAARLAHVRTWAYAAHRADWTRDPAHWRGVTREIEDRLSDALHERLMQRFVDRRTSALVKGLRDERDLLAGVASNGEVTVEGHFVGRLVGLTFKPDAQGRELAARTLKSAALRALRPEINRRLGALATITMDDLTFSDDGQISVGGEAVAQLIAGPTPLKPAIKLIGGDLGAPEAQSRARAGLEASLTTHIETRLAPLFRLRDAGQADDMPGLARGLAWRLYEAGGALARLTVSDDVRNLSQVERRALRAAGVRIGEHMIYVPELVKPAPARLNALLHAVAAGRTDLAWMPAPGLTSIANDRSRTRADYAAVGFHPCGPRAVRFDMLERLADTLREAGKDEDKGFPLTADMTAVLGCSVEDLRGTLSALGYRRIQQGPDPEKAEGERWDRRRNKHPGAGRQGGSQKDGQHQGGRKPVAAAPAAVDLSDSPFAALAALALPEAPKRKPRPPRKRRKAGAKADAKPEQAAEATSQMKADARAEAGSTAAPEAPEAPAVEPATDKEA
- a CDS encoding RNA-binding S4 domain-containing protein; translation: MSEAGTGIRIDVWLWQARQFKTRSLATAIVQKGRLRITSGGLTRKISKPSTLVRAGDTLTLPRNGGIVRLEILALGTRRGPASEAQALYRLIDDAQAATRPTAQTRTPA
- a CDS encoding TerB family tellurite resistance protein, with protein sequence MFEAIRNFFASAEADLRPETDPHVAACTLLVEAALADGIYADCEQDQIRDILTGAFGLSDARVAHVLEQGEELAESAVDHHRFTKVVKACLSRQERIALVEQLWLVALADGEKSPFEDAFIRRIGPLLAVDDRDRIFARTRAEARLRTR
- the fdxA gene encoding ferredoxin FdxA; translated protein: MTYIVTDACVRCKYTDCVEVCPVDCFYEGENFLVIHPDECIDCGVCEPECPVEAIKPDTEDDKDGKWLAINSKFAETWPNITLRKDAPADADAMADETGKYEKYFSEKPGSGD
- a CDS encoding CarD family transcriptional regulator yields the protein MTKNDKSFKKGDFIVYPAHGVGRVTGVEKDSVAGFDIEVYVVTFEQDKMTLRVPTAKTEASGMRPLSSDKIVKDALKTLKGKAKVKRTMWSRRAQEYEAKINSGDLIQIAEVVRDLHRAEDQPEQSYSERQLYESALDRMVRELAAVEEIEHEAAREMLSTSLAKKVAA
- a CDS encoding RNA polymerase factor sigma-32 — encoded protein: MTTAKAATARSAHPTAARDAGEQRFVKSAMARDLLSREDEADLARRWKDDRDEKALHELTEAHMRLVIAVAAKFKRYGLPFSDLIQEGNIGLMKAADRFDPERDVRFSTYVTWWIRSCIQDYVLRNWSIVRTGTTSAQKSLFFNLRRIRANIGDLDGSSITPDNRQKIAKDLRVRERDVENMALRLSASDRSLNAPVGDAEDSQWQDFLVDDTAAPETEVMNRTDSERRSAWLGLALDGLNSREQFIIRERRLREDGSTLASLGDSLGISKERVRQIENAALAKLRDHLTANVGDPHEAGLLPDA